In the genome of Methylococcus sp. EFPC2, the window CTGCGACTCGCTGGTGCGTGTGGTCGTGCCCACCAAAACCTTCTTGATGTCTTCGGCCTTGGTGTAATTGATCTGGACAATTTCCGTCCGCAGCGGCTCCAAATCCTCGACCACCTTTTGCGCTTCCAGTTCCTCTTTTTCCTGCTTGTTGATTTCGTCCTGCGGCGCGACGCGGATGATGTTGCCTTCCTGTCGTTTGCCCAAGCCTTTGGACTTCAAGACCAGTTCGAGAGCCTGGTCCCAGGGCACTTCGTTGAGCCTCAGGGTGACATTGCCGGCCACGGTATCGCTGGCCACGATGTTGAGGTTGGTGAAGTCTGCGAGTATCTGCAGAACGGAGCGGATCGGGATGTCCTGGAAATTGAGCGACAGCTTGTCGCCGGTATAGGCGAACGCTTTTTTCTTGATTTCTTCCTTTTCGGCGGGAGTCAGCGGCCGCAATTCGACGGTGAGCAACTTGTCCGTCTGATAGGAAGAGTACTCATAGTTTTCGTCCACCGGGAAAATGGTCAAACGCGCCTGCCCGCCCGCTTCCGTGGATTCGACACTCTGTACGGGCGTGGCGAAATCCAACACGTCCAGACGACGCGCAAGCGTACCCGGCAAGCCGAGCCCCGGCAGATCGACGATGATTTGGCGTCCTTCCTGGCGGATATTGGCGACAGCCCTTGGATCGCTCAGCGTCACCAGCAGCCGGCCCTCGCCATGTTCGCCACGGCGAAAATCCACGTTCTCGACACGCTTGCCGTAATCCACGGCGTCGGCGATGGCGGCTTGTCTGCCCGGCGCGGGATAGGCGGATGACGCGGTTCGGGCTGGAGCGGGCTCCTGATAAACGCCGGGTTGGCTTTTTTTCAGGATCAGGAAAATATCGTTACCTTCGGTACGTGTCGTATAAGGCATCATTTCCGTCAGGTTGACGATCACTCGAGTACGCCCGGAAGCCTCCACCGCCTGGATGCTTTGTGCCCCTCCGGCGTTAACCGGGATCTGCTTTTTGTCGAGGGCGTTGCTGACGCCCGGCAGGTCGAGGGCGACCCTGGCCGGGTTATCGGTGTGAAAAACGCGCGGGGTTTTGGCCGGCCCGCTTAAGGTGAACTGCACTTGCAAACCGTCGCCGGGCAAGGTGGAAAAGTCCACCGATTGCAGTGTGGTCCCGGCCGCGATGGACTCGGTCAAAGGCAACAGCAGGGCAAGTGCGAAAAGCAGGCATCCTATACGGATGAAGGGTGAAGCTTTACGGCTGAGGTTGCGATACGGATCCATGATTTTCATTTTTTACCACCGCTTGCTTCGGCCAAGTCCAGCGACGCTTTGCGTTCGCGCCAAGTTCCCGGCGTGTCGGAAATGATCTCGAGTAATTCAATTTGATCGTCCTTGATACGCAGGATTTTGCCGAAATTACGCCCCATGTAATTGCCCGACTTCACCCTATGTATGGTGCCGTCGTTGGCACGAACCAACGCCCACAGCACCCCTTCGCGGAGCAGGGTGCCGGTCATGCGCAAGCTGTCGAGTTCGTAGGATTCCAGCTCTTCCTTGGGGCGGGCGGTATCGGGGCGGATGCCACTTTCGGCTTTGACTTCCTCCGCCGGCACGGCTTTTTCATCCAGGACGAAAGGGTCGTGCAACTCATCCGGCCTGAATACGAAGGGCTCCACGGTTTTGACTTCCGGGAGGGGCTCCACCGCACTTTTTTGTCGCGCCTTGACGTCGGCGACGTAGTCCTTCAAATCCGACATGTCATCGCTGGCGCACCCGGCGATGCAGGAAACCATCAGCAGCACCCAAGTCAGACGCAAGGAATCACGGCTCGCTCGGCCCGCTGAGTTCGGCATGCGCTCCATCACGGCTGCCTCCTGGTCTTTTTGTCCTGGGCGGGCGAGACGCCCCCCTCTTCCAGGTATCGGTAAGTCTTCACCAATGCCTCCATGGTCAAGGCCTTGCCCTTGCCGGTGGCCGCATCCTTCCGGCCCGTAATCTTGATGTTGTGCACGGTCACGATACGCGGGAGGGAAGCCAGACCGCTGATGAACGCCCCGAACTCCATGTAATCGCCCACCACACGGATATCGATGGGCAACTCGGCGTAAAACTCCTTGGGGATTTCCCCTCCTGGCCTGAACAGCTCGAACTCGAGTCCGCTCGCCAGCCCCGTCTGTGATACATCGACCAGAAGTTCCGGCACCTGGGTCTTATCCGGCAGTTGCCGCAACAAATCGCCGAAAGACTTTTCGATTTCTTCCAATTGAGCCCGATACTCGTCGAGATTGGCGGCCTTTTTCTGTTTGTTTTCGAAGGTGGTCTTGAGTTCGGCTTCTTTCGCTTGGGCCGTTTCCAATTCCGCAAGCTGGTTCTGGGTGTCCAGGTAATAGCCCAGGCCGGCTAGCGCCGCACAGATGATGACGACCACGGCCGCCTTGACCGGCACCGGCCAATTGCCGGCATTGTCGAGATCCCAATCGATATTGGACAGGTTCATGATGCCCCCTTGGCCTTTTCTTCAGGCTTGTCGGCGCCCTGCTTGACCTGAAGGGTGAACTTGTTGGTTCGCTCCTTGCGGTTGTCCTTGCCTTCGCTTCTGGACTCGATGATGGTGAGCACGGGCTCCTTGAGCCAAGGTGAGGCGTCGAGATTGCGCATATAGGCCGATACGCGGGCATTGGACTGCGCATAACCGTTCAAGGTGAGGTTCTTGTCCGTCTGCGCGAAATCGGTGACGTAAACACCGTCGGGCACCGTCCGTGCGAGCTCGTCGATCAGATGGACCACTTCCGGCCGGCTGACCTGCAATTGCTGGATGACGTCCATGCGCGCAAGCAAACGCTTCTTCTTGCTTTCCAAGTCCTCGATCTCCTTGATCTTCTTGTCCAGCGCGGCAATTTCCGATTCCAAATATTGATTACGGCCGTATTGGTATTCGATTTCCCCGGCGATATGGGCGCGCACGCCGAGGAATAGAATGAAGGTAACCGCCACGCCCAGGAGTATCGCCGCCGCGAAGTCTTTTTGCCGCTGTTTGCGCAGTTCCGCGCGCCACGGTAGTAGGTTGATTCTAGCCATCAGTCGAAACTCCTCAGCGCCAACCCGCAAGCCGTCATCATCGCCGGGGCGTCGTTACTGAGCGCCTGCGGCTTTACCCGGCTGGAGAGGGTCATATTGATAAAGGGGTTGGCGACTACGGCGGGTATCCCGGTCGTTTGCTCCACGAAGCGCTCGACGCCGGCGATCGACGCACATCCGCCTGCCAGCACCAGGCCTTCGACGCCCCGATGCGTGCTCGACGAGGCGAAGAACTGCAAGGAGCGCTGAATCTGCTGGGCCATGGCATGCTTGAACGGTTCCAGCACCTCGGGCAGATAGTTGTCCGGCAATCCGCCATGCTTCTTGGCCAGGCCGGCCTCTTCGTAGGACAGCCCGTAACGGCGCTGGATTTCCTCGGTCAGCTGTTTCCCGCCGAATCCTTGCTCACGGGTATAAATGATGCGCCCGTTGTGCAGGACATTCAGCGTCGTCATCGTGGCTCCGATGTCGGCGATGGCGATTGTTTTTCCCGGATTAGCATCGCTGAGCTGATCGAGGATCAGGGCAAACGCGTTTTCTAAGGCATAGGATTCGACATCCAGAATTTCCGCCTTCAAACCGGCAAACTCCAGCGCCTCGACCCGGTCTTCGACGTTCTCCTTCCGGGATGCGACCAGGAGCACATCGATCATTTCCGGATTTTTCTCGTTCGAGCCCTGCACCTCGAAATCCATGCTGATTTCGTCGAGAGGGTAGGGAATATATTGGTCGGCTTCGAGCTCGATTTGCGATTCCAGTTCGCCGTCGCTCAATGCCGCGGGCATCGTGATGACCTTGCTGATGACCGACGAGCTGGCGACGGCCACCGCGGCATGCTTGAGCTTGGTTCCGGATTGCGCCACCACGGACTTGACCGCGTTGCCTATGACTTCCACCTTGGCGATGGTCTTGTCGACCACGGCGTCCTGCGGCAAGGGTATGACAGCGTAGCTTTCCACCCGATAGCGGGGTCCCGCCTTGCCGAGCTCCAGCAACTTAACCGCTGCCGTGCTGATGTCGATACCCAGCAACATCGGTTTCTTGCGCTGGAGAAAAAACATGACCTGTATCCTGTACCGTGTAATCGCCTTGATCTTAGAATCCCGGGGCGGCAACGCTCTGGCGCCGCCCCGGCGCGGGAATTATGCAGGCCGGTGTAGTATAGTGTCATTTCGCACTTTGCCTATCGGGCCCTAGCGGCCGCGATACCCGCCCGATTCGACCCAAACGGGAAAAGCTAAAGTCCTTGCCGAAATCTCAACCGAACCCGCCCCCCAAGCGCCCAGCGTCCCCAC includes:
- the pilQ gene encoding type IV pilus secretin PilQ, translating into MKIMDPYRNLSRKASPFIRIGCLLFALALLLPLTESIAAGTTLQSVDFSTLPGDGLQVQFTLSGPAKTPRVFHTDNPARVALDLPGVSNALDKKQIPVNAGGAQSIQAVEASGRTRVIVNLTEMMPYTTRTEGNDIFLILKKSQPGVYQEPAPARTASSAYPAPGRQAAIADAVDYGKRVENVDFRRGEHGEGRLLVTLSDPRAVANIRQEGRQIIVDLPGLGLPGTLARRLDVLDFATPVQSVESTEAGGQARLTIFPVDENYEYSSYQTDKLLTVELRPLTPAEKEEIKKKAFAYTGDKLSLNFQDIPIRSVLQILADFTNLNIVASDTVAGNVTLRLNEVPWDQALELVLKSKGLGKRQEGNIIRVAPQDEINKQEKEELEAQKVVEDLEPLRTEIVQINYTKAEDIKKVLVGTTTRTSESQDQSSAIGGSSSQSSSTTLDVSQSILSNRGNVTVDERTNQLIVKDTSRNIERVRELVRKLDIPVRQVLIESRIVIANNDFTRELGSRLAATSIPGRLNPAGVASTLQFTGSRVGTDVATSSGAANLLTSLGASNPYGAAGLTLLKAGDYLLDLELSAAQSEGRGEVISNPRLITSDQTKAVIKQGVEIPYTTVSGSTTGSTVTVQFKQAVLELNVTPHITPDDNILMDLLIKKDSKGESVAGSFGSVQFAIDKREIETTAQVANGETVVLGGVYEGTKTNVTNKVPFLGDLPGVGFMFRKNSITDNKKELLIFITPKILKQQMASR
- a CDS encoding pilus assembly protein PilP, producing MPNSAGRASRDSLRLTWVLLMVSCIAGCASDDMSDLKDYVADVKARQKSAVEPLPEVKTVEPFVFRPDELHDPFVLDEKAVPAEEVKAESGIRPDTARPKEELESYELDSLRMTGTLLREGVLWALVRANDGTIHRVKSGNYMGRNFGKILRIKDDQIELLEIISDTPGTWRERKASLDLAEASGGKK
- a CDS encoding type 4a pilus biogenesis protein PilO, whose protein sequence is MNLSNIDWDLDNAGNWPVPVKAAVVVIICAALAGLGYYLDTQNQLAELETAQAKEAELKTTFENKQKKAANLDEYRAQLEEIEKSFGDLLRQLPDKTQVPELLVDVSQTGLASGLEFELFRPGGEIPKEFYAELPIDIRVVGDYMEFGAFISGLASLPRIVTVHNIKITGRKDAATGKGKALTMEALVKTYRYLEEGGVSPAQDKKTRRQP
- a CDS encoding PilN domain-containing protein, with protein sequence MARINLLPWRAELRKQRQKDFAAAILLGVAVTFILFLGVRAHIAGEIEYQYGRNQYLESEIAALDKKIKEIEDLESKKKRLLARMDVIQQLQVSRPEVVHLIDELARTVPDGVYVTDFAQTDKNLTLNGYAQSNARVSAYMRNLDASPWLKEPVLTIIESRSEGKDNRKERTNKFTLQVKQGADKPEEKAKGAS
- a CDS encoding pilus assembly protein PilM; this encodes MFFLQRKKPMLLGIDISTAAVKLLELGKAGPRYRVESYAVIPLPQDAVVDKTIAKVEVIGNAVKSVVAQSGTKLKHAAVAVASSSVISKVITMPAALSDGELESQIELEADQYIPYPLDEISMDFEVQGSNEKNPEMIDVLLVASRKENVEDRVEALEFAGLKAEILDVESYALENAFALILDQLSDANPGKTIAIADIGATMTTLNVLHNGRIIYTREQGFGGKQLTEEIQRRYGLSYEEAGLAKKHGGLPDNYLPEVLEPFKHAMAQQIQRSLQFFASSSTHRGVEGLVLAGGCASIAGVERFVEQTTGIPAVVANPFINMTLSSRVKPQALSNDAPAMMTACGLALRSFD